In one window of Pseudoalteromonas sp. GCY DNA:
- the ltaE gene encoding low-specificity L-threonine aldolase yields MDFRSDTVTQPTPAMKQSMFDAPLGDDVYGDDPTVNALEQFAAERHGFEAALFTSSGTQANLLALMSHCERGDEYLCGQQAHNYKFEAGGAAVLGSIQPQPLENEADGSICLERIKQAIKPDDFHFAKTKLLSLENTIGGKVLSLEYIAQARALCDERGLKLHLDGARVYNAAVALKVDITEIVKHFDSFTICLSKGLGAPIGSLLLGDKALIEKARRLRKMLGGGMRQAGMLAAAGLYALQHNVERLEEDHQNAQYLAEKLEQLPGFKPCKHLVQTNIIFAEVEASIDLFAIAKRLKAKGINITPGYQGMRFVTHLGITREDINTLIFELDTLLKR; encoded by the coding sequence ATGGATTTTAGATCTGATACGGTTACGCAACCGACCCCCGCCATGAAACAAAGCATGTTTGACGCGCCGCTTGGTGACGATGTTTATGGTGATGATCCAACAGTAAATGCACTTGAACAGTTTGCGGCTGAGCGTCATGGTTTTGAGGCTGCGCTGTTTACCAGCTCAGGCACGCAAGCAAACCTGCTTGCACTGATGAGCCATTGTGAAAGAGGGGATGAATATCTTTGTGGCCAACAGGCGCATAATTATAAATTTGAGGCGGGTGGCGCGGCTGTACTTGGCTCTATTCAGCCGCAACCATTGGAAAACGAGGCCGATGGCAGTATTTGCTTAGAAAGGATTAAGCAAGCGATTAAACCTGATGATTTTCATTTTGCGAAAACTAAGCTGCTTAGTTTAGAAAACACCATTGGTGGCAAGGTATTAAGTCTAGAATATATCGCGCAAGCCAGGGCGCTGTGTGATGAGCGTGGCTTAAAGCTTCATCTTGACGGTGCAAGAGTCTACAACGCTGCAGTCGCGTTAAAGGTTGATATCACAGAAATCGTAAAGCATTTTGATTCATTTACTATTTGCTTATCTAAAGGGCTTGGCGCGCCGATTGGCTCTTTACTGCTTGGTGATAAAGCATTGATAGAAAAGGCGAGAAGGCTTAGAAAAATGCTTGGTGGCGGTATGCGTCAGGCGGGCATGCTCGCGGCGGCTGGTCTTTATGCTTTGCAACATAATGTAGAGCGCCTAGAGGAAGATCATCAAAACGCGCAATATTTAGCTGAAAAACTTGAGCAACTGCCTGGGTTTAAGCCATGCAAGCACTTAGTACAGACAAATATTATCTTCGCTGAAGTGGAAGCCAGCATTGATCTTTTTGCGATAGCAAAGCGGTTAAAGGCAAAGGGGATTAATATCACTCCAGGATATCAGGGCATGCGATTTGTGACGCATTTAGGCATAACTAGAGAGGATATAAATACTCTAATTTTTGAGCTAGATACACTACTCAAACGCTAG
- a CDS encoding GH1 family beta-glucosidase, translating into MNKIILPTHSAMLKADYIFGVATSSFQIEGERRGRCESIWDRFCEHDGAIKDKSNGDIACEHISRWQQDVELINSLGVDAYRLSISWPRVISDDGTVNDVGLSFYQQLVDALVAKGLKVFVTLYHWDLPQALEDKGGWLNRETAVAFARYTEVVCKALGDKVYAYTTLNEPFCSAHLGYELGIHAPGLRSQAAGRQAAHHLLLAHGLAMQVLRAYCPNSLHGVVLNFANADPVSTALCDVEAAKIADDYCNHWYIKPILEGQYPDLLAQLPKDVQPDMLAGDLEIIAAPIDYLGVNYYTRNIYQSDGNGWYEQVEPSAETLTTMGWEVVPDSFCALLRELHAEYQLPPLYITENGAAFDDKMENGEVLDAQRLAYFQSHLLAVNQAMELGVDIRGYFAWSLMDNFEWAEGYTQRFGIVHVDYHTQQRTLKASAKAYQTMLLERKSSV; encoded by the coding sequence ATGAATAAAATTATCCTGCCAACACACTCGGCCATGTTGAAGGCAGACTATATTTTCGGCGTTGCGACTTCGTCATTTCAAATCGAAGGCGAGAGGCGTGGGCGTTGTGAGTCAATTTGGGATAGGTTTTGTGAACATGATGGCGCGATAAAGGATAAAAGTAACGGTGATATTGCCTGCGAGCATATATCCAGGTGGCAGCAAGATGTTGAACTCATAAATAGTTTAGGGGTTGATGCCTATCGCCTTTCTATTTCTTGGCCAAGAGTAATAAGCGATGATGGCACGGTTAACGATGTTGGCCTTTCATTTTACCAACAATTGGTCGATGCGTTGGTTGCTAAAGGCTTAAAAGTGTTTGTCACGCTATATCATTGGGACTTGCCGCAAGCACTTGAGGATAAGGGCGGATGGCTGAATCGAGAAACGGCTGTGGCTTTTGCACGATATACCGAGGTGGTATGTAAAGCGCTTGGCGATAAAGTGTATGCCTACACCACGCTAAATGAACCATTTTGTAGTGCACATTTAGGGTATGAACTAGGTATTCATGCACCGGGTCTGCGCTCTCAAGCGGCGGGACGACAAGCAGCTCATCATCTGCTTCTTGCTCACGGCTTAGCGATGCAAGTGTTAAGAGCGTATTGCCCAAATAGCCTTCATGGAGTCGTGTTGAATTTTGCCAATGCGGATCCTGTGTCTACAGCGCTTTGTGATGTGGAAGCGGCAAAAATCGCGGATGATTACTGTAATCACTGGTATATCAAGCCTATTCTTGAAGGACAGTACCCAGATTTACTTGCCCAGCTCCCCAAGGACGTACAACCAGATATGCTAGCCGGAGATTTAGAGATTATAGCTGCCCCCATTGATTATCTTGGCGTGAACTATTACACCCGAAATATTTATCAATCTGATGGTAATGGATGGTATGAACAAGTTGAGCCTAGTGCCGAAACGCTCACTACAATGGGCTGGGAAGTCGTGCCAGACTCATTTTGTGCATTGCTTCGGGAGTTACATGCTGAGTACCAGTTGCCACCACTTTATATCACAGAAAATGGTGCGGCCTTTGACGACAAAATGGAAAATGGCGAAGTATTAGACGCGCAAAGGCTGGCTTACTTCCAATCTCATCTGCTCGCGGTTAATCAAGCTATGGAGCTGGGCGTTGATATTCGTGGCTACTTTGCATGGAGTTTAATGGATAATTTCGAATGGGCAGAGGGGTATACGCAACGCTTTGGCATTGTGCACGTTGATTATCATACTCAGCAAAGAACCTTAAAGGCGAGTGCAAAAGCCTACCAAACGATGCTGCTTGAGCGTAAATCAAGTGTCTAA
- a CDS encoding sugar porter family MFS transporter, translating to MTSLSISNALKYTLIVSLGGFIFGFDASVISGAIGFISEAFKLTPWQQGIVVSAPTLGGLVATLIAGPVADAIGRKQTLLMTACLYFVSAIGSAFATSFEALVIARFIGGMAFCSLMVAPMYIAEISLADQRGRLVSVNQLNIVVGLFISYFTNYFLLQLSHSDAMWVSGWQIDSQTWRWMLGIEALPALAWILLLLLLPRSPRWLLMKDQQQEAKRTLTRLFGSNNAQQQLDAIQAALPKLQLSSLSLARKMGSLFSKRLRVPLLVGVVLAIAQQVTGINVVFFYAPTIFEQSGIGTDAAFMQAIWIGLINVVFTIVALLTIDKLGRRPLLLIGLTGICFSMALCSWGFKQATYQLNTAHIAEIKTEVADFPAHALAPILGQTFTSDVAFNDAIKQRLTADEYRQYKSVIFAHGINMPAKLVLLGISLFVASFAMSLGPVMWVMFSEIFPNAIRAVAISVVGVINNAASFTVQLVFPWELEYLGASTTFLLYSLFSLLSFALVFLFVEETKGKSLEQLSEALEAKPG from the coding sequence ATGACCAGCCTGTCGATATCCAATGCATTGAAGTACACCTTAATTGTATCGTTAGGCGGGTTTATTTTTGGCTTTGATGCGTCGGTGATTTCGGGCGCAATTGGCTTTATCAGCGAGGCCTTTAAGCTCACCCCATGGCAGCAAGGGATAGTCGTGAGTGCGCCTACCTTAGGAGGGTTGGTCGCAACACTTATTGCAGGGCCGGTGGCTGATGCCATTGGCCGTAAGCAAACATTGCTGATGACCGCGTGTTTGTATTTTGTCTCCGCGATTGGCTCGGCTTTCGCAACTTCGTTTGAAGCATTGGTGATTGCGCGTTTTATTGGCGGTATGGCATTTTGTTCCTTGATGGTGGCGCCTATGTATATTGCTGAGATCAGCTTAGCGGATCAGCGAGGGCGCTTGGTGTCGGTTAACCAGCTCAATATCGTCGTTGGCCTATTTATCTCCTATTTCACGAATTATTTCTTACTTCAGCTCAGCCATAGCGATGCAATGTGGGTGTCTGGTTGGCAAATAGATAGCCAAACATGGCGTTGGATGCTTGGTATTGAGGCGCTGCCAGCACTGGCGTGGATTTTGTTGTTACTGTTATTGCCGCGAAGCCCTCGGTGGTTATTGATGAAGGATCAGCAGCAAGAGGCTAAACGCACATTAACGCGATTATTTGGTAGCAACAATGCACAACAGCAACTTGATGCTATTCAAGCCGCGTTACCTAAACTGCAACTGAGTAGTTTGTCGCTTGCGCGCAAAATGGGCAGTTTGTTTAGTAAGCGACTTCGTGTACCTTTGCTGGTAGGCGTTGTGCTTGCCATCGCGCAGCAAGTCACCGGGATCAATGTGGTGTTTTTTTATGCCCCGACCATTTTTGAGCAAAGCGGTATTGGTACCGATGCTGCATTTATGCAAGCGATTTGGATTGGTCTTATCAATGTGGTTTTTACCATCGTTGCGCTACTGACCATAGATAAACTTGGACGACGGCCATTGTTACTCATTGGGTTAACTGGCATTTGCTTTAGTATGGCGCTGTGTAGCTGGGGCTTTAAACAAGCAACTTATCAGCTAAATACAGCGCATATTGCTGAAATTAAGACTGAAGTAGCCGATTTTCCTGCGCATGCATTAGCACCAATATTAGGCCAAACTTTCACCTCCGATGTTGCATTTAATGACGCAATAAAGCAGCGTTTAACTGCAGATGAGTACCGGCAATACAAGTCGGTGATTTTCGCACACGGCATTAATATGCCTGCAAAACTGGTTCTGCTTGGGATTTCCCTTTTTGTTGCGTCGTTCGCGATGTCGCTGGGGCCCGTCATGTGGGTAATGTTTTCGGAGATATTTCCAAATGCAATTCGAGCCGTTGCGATTTCCGTTGTCGGTGTGATTAATAATGCCGCCAGCTTTACTGTACAACTAGTGTTTCCGTGGGAGCTTGAATATTTAGGTGCAAGCACCACCTTTTTATTGTACAGCCTGTTTTCATTGCTTTCGTTTGCGCTGGTATTTTTGTTTGTGGAAGAAACCAAAGGTAAGAGCTTGGAGCAGCTAAGCGAGGCTTTGGAAGCGAAACCTGGTTAG
- a CDS encoding hemopexin repeat-containing protein, protein MKLPVLSSALFALSFTASVDALENKVLLIGIDGLQYEKIGANNTPNFDRLYLTQAYTGGIAKTQTQQKTKSGPGWATILTGVWVNKHQVPSNDSGLANKAYPSLYRYIAEHDANADISSFSTWGPIHTQFFSDDVALMDRRSEGGSDDDNLNKALATLNNGSPDFVFLHLDEPDAVGHSLCFGSAYNKSVEDADKRLGKLLDAVEAREQNGENWLVMVTTDHGRTPVVGCHHGEQTEPEKTIFIATNKVLNKEFSSKDVNPANTDFSGLYGYPAQTAIVPTILSYMGIETNVQAGFESTPMYGDLGIRKLNYANKLFTWLNGANAQTRVYRNNQLIETLPAGVAQWQDPQPVSGINNYSFEQQGVYVGYRVTELKLSAAHQWHNTKSYFFSEDARYWRYDTVLDKTDDGYPVSVTNGNWPGLGDYAEQIRASFYKDSDTVYYFLSDGQYLSYDVQSDKVRAGYPKTIDNNTWPGLAAYANKITATLRWTSDKVYFFLNDGQYLRYDLGDDRVDSGYPKAINDNTWPGLGAYATKISAALKWNDTRAYFFLTDGRYLRYSITFDKVDAGYPKAIDNGTWPGLQ, encoded by the coding sequence ATGAAATTACCCGTGCTTAGCAGTGCATTATTTGCACTTTCATTTACCGCAAGTGTTGATGCACTTGAAAACAAAGTATTGCTCATTGGTATCGATGGCCTGCAATACGAAAAAATTGGTGCCAATAATACGCCGAACTTTGATCGCCTATATCTAACTCAAGCCTACACTGGCGGGATCGCAAAAACACAAACACAGCAAAAAACCAAAAGTGGCCCAGGTTGGGCGACAATTTTAACTGGGGTTTGGGTGAATAAGCATCAAGTGCCGAGCAACGACTCAGGCCTAGCAAACAAAGCCTATCCCAGTCTTTATCGTTACATCGCTGAACATGATGCTAACGCCGATATCTCAAGTTTTAGTACTTGGGGACCCATTCATACGCAATTCTTCAGTGACGATGTTGCCTTGATGGACAGGAGATCGGAGGGAGGCAGCGATGATGATAATTTAAATAAAGCGCTGGCTACATTAAATAACGGCTCACCAGATTTTGTCTTTTTACATTTAGATGAACCGGACGCTGTGGGCCACAGCTTATGCTTTGGTTCTGCCTACAATAAATCGGTAGAAGATGCAGACAAGCGACTGGGTAAACTGCTCGACGCGGTTGAAGCAAGAGAGCAAAACGGTGAGAACTGGTTGGTGATGGTCACGACCGATCATGGCCGTACACCGGTTGTTGGCTGTCATCACGGTGAGCAAACCGAGCCTGAGAAAACCATATTTATTGCCACTAACAAAGTGTTGAATAAAGAATTTAGCTCCAAAGATGTTAATCCTGCTAATACCGACTTCTCTGGTTTATATGGCTATCCAGCACAAACAGCGATTGTACCGACTATTTTATCTTACATGGGCATTGAAACAAATGTGCAAGCGGGTTTTGAAAGCACGCCGATGTACGGTGACTTAGGAATTCGTAAACTCAATTATGCCAATAAACTATTTACGTGGCTAAATGGTGCGAATGCGCAAACGCGTGTTTATCGAAATAACCAATTGATTGAAACATTGCCTGCTGGTGTTGCCCAGTGGCAAGACCCTCAGCCCGTATCTGGCATCAATAACTATAGCTTTGAGCAACAGGGTGTGTATGTTGGCTATCGAGTTACCGAGCTGAAACTCAGTGCGGCGCATCAGTGGCATAATACTAAAAGCTACTTTTTCTCTGAAGATGCGCGCTACTGGCGTTACGATACCGTGCTAGATAAAACGGATGATGGTTATCCGGTATCGGTAACCAATGGCAACTGGCCGGGACTTGGCGATTATGCAGAACAAATTCGTGCGAGTTTTTATAAAGACAGTGATACGGTGTACTACTTCCTATCGGATGGTCAATACCTGAGCTATGACGTACAGAGCGATAAGGTACGAGCAGGTTACCCTAAAACAATTGATAACAATACTTGGCCGGGACTTGCTGCCTACGCAAATAAAATAACAGCAACCCTTCGTTGGACGTCCGATAAGGTGTATTTCTTCCTAAATGATGGTCAATACTTACGCTATGACTTGGGAGATGACCGAGTGGACAGTGGGTATCCCAAAGCTATCAACGATAATACTTGGCCGGGACTTGGTGCCTATGCGACAAAGATAAGTGCAGCATTAAAGTGGAACGACACGCGTGCTTATTTCTTCTTAACTGACGGTCGCTATCTAAGATATAGCATTACTTTTGACAAAGTGGATGCGGGTTATCCTAAAGCCATTGATAACGGTACTTGGCCCGGGTTGCAGTAA
- a CDS encoding glycoside hydrolase family 3 protein produces the protein MKTKITMLSLAMAIATLTGCSESPNKTSVDAARQVENWPALTPAIQTDNNLEERIRSILAKMTLEQKIAQMIQPEIRNITVAEMREYGFGSYLNGGGAFPYNNKHATPADWVKLAEALYQASIDDSLDGSTIPTMWGTDAVHGHNNVIGATLFPHNIGLGAANNPDLIEKIAHITAKEVLATGIDWIFAPTVAVVRDDRWGRTYEGYSEHPDIVKAYSRAIVKGLQGDPKADFLGKNRVISTVKHFVGDGGTVDGDDQGDNIASEKALIALHAQGYVGGLEAGAQSVMASFNSWHGEKVHGSHYLLTQVLKERMNFDGFVVSDWNGHGQIKGCTNDSCAEAINAGIDIVMAPNDWKALYNNTLAQAKSGAIAQSRIDDAVSRILRVKLRAGLFEKPSPANRPLAGNSEIIGAESHRKVARQAVRESLVLLKNKDQLLPLKPNQHILLAGDGADNIGKQSGGWSITWQGTNNTNADFPGGTSIYDGIKQQAEAAGGTVTLSTSGDFEDKPDVAIVVFGEDPYAEGHGDRATLEYKPSDKSDLALLKRFKQAGIPTVAVFISGRPMWVNPELNASDAFVAAWLPGSEGIGISDVLLADKNGQVKYDFTGKLSYSWPKTPTQIVNYQDENYDPLLPYGFGLSYAEQNVLADNLPEQIQAQANLASGVDLLVRSINKPWQGHLFSSAQNQMINANTHMLGGISYRTTDREVQEDAIQLLFDGSRSSGFRLASESYFREDISPSIPTDSALRFKVQVDAAPDKPVWVAMSCEGEADANGSCTAKVDIAKQLQAMPLAKWQSLSIDLNCFTTQGMDFTKTVVPFELSTAGILEVTLSEIQISSEASPTLSCN, from the coding sequence ATGAAAACGAAAATAACCATGCTAAGTCTTGCAATGGCTATCGCAACCTTAACCGGATGTAGCGAAAGCCCAAATAAAACCAGTGTTGATGCAGCTCGCCAAGTGGAAAACTGGCCAGCGCTGACTCCTGCTATCCAAACCGATAACAATCTAGAAGAAAGAATTCGGTCGATACTCGCTAAGATGACCCTGGAGCAAAAAATTGCGCAGATGATCCAGCCTGAGATTCGAAATATTACCGTCGCAGAAATGCGAGAATACGGATTCGGCTCATATCTCAATGGCGGCGGTGCATTTCCTTACAATAACAAACATGCAACGCCTGCAGATTGGGTCAAACTTGCCGAAGCGCTTTATCAGGCATCGATTGACGATAGCCTAGATGGTAGCACTATTCCTACCATGTGGGGAACGGATGCGGTTCATGGCCACAATAACGTCATTGGCGCTACGCTATTTCCACATAACATTGGCCTTGGCGCGGCAAATAACCCAGATCTCATCGAGAAAATCGCCCACATTACCGCAAAAGAAGTGTTAGCCACCGGGATTGATTGGATCTTTGCCCCTACGGTCGCAGTGGTACGTGATGATCGCTGGGGACGCACCTATGAAGGGTACTCTGAGCATCCCGACATCGTAAAAGCGTATTCCAGAGCCATTGTTAAAGGCTTACAGGGCGACCCTAAAGCGGACTTTCTTGGTAAGAATCGCGTGATCAGCACGGTAAAACATTTTGTCGGCGATGGTGGCACAGTTGATGGTGACGACCAAGGCGACAACATCGCCTCTGAAAAAGCATTAATTGCACTTCACGCTCAAGGCTACGTAGGCGGACTTGAAGCCGGAGCACAATCGGTGATGGCATCGTTTAACAGTTGGCATGGCGAAAAAGTGCATGGCAGTCATTATTTGCTTACCCAAGTGCTCAAAGAGCGAATGAATTTTGATGGTTTTGTGGTGAGCGATTGGAATGGTCACGGCCAAATAAAAGGCTGTACGAACGACAGCTGCGCAGAGGCCATTAATGCCGGCATTGATATTGTCATGGCCCCTAACGACTGGAAAGCCTTGTACAACAATACTCTAGCGCAAGCAAAAAGCGGTGCTATCGCGCAGTCTCGCATTGATGATGCAGTAAGTCGTATTTTAAGAGTTAAACTCCGTGCGGGACTTTTTGAAAAACCAAGTCCTGCGAATCGTCCATTGGCTGGCAACTCAGAAATCATTGGCGCAGAGTCGCACCGTAAAGTTGCGCGCCAAGCCGTACGTGAGTCACTGGTTTTACTCAAAAACAAAGATCAGCTATTACCACTTAAACCAAACCAACATATTTTGTTAGCCGGCGATGGTGCCGACAACATCGGCAAACAATCGGGCGGATGGAGCATTACTTGGCAAGGTACCAACAACACCAATGCCGACTTCCCGGGTGGTACCTCTATTTATGATGGTATAAAACAGCAAGCAGAAGCGGCTGGTGGCACCGTCACATTAAGTACTAGCGGTGATTTTGAAGATAAGCCTGACGTTGCCATTGTGGTATTTGGCGAAGATCCCTATGCAGAGGGCCACGGTGATAGAGCAACACTTGAATACAAGCCGTCTGATAAATCCGATCTTGCATTACTCAAACGCTTTAAACAAGCAGGAATTCCTACGGTGGCGGTGTTCATCAGTGGTCGCCCAATGTGGGTAAACCCTGAACTCAACGCTTCAGATGCATTTGTGGCGGCATGGTTACCGGGGTCTGAAGGAATTGGAATCAGCGACGTATTACTGGCCGACAAAAACGGCCAAGTTAAGTATGATTTTACTGGCAAGCTTAGTTACTCTTGGCCAAAAACGCCGACACAAATCGTCAATTACCAAGATGAAAATTACGACCCGCTTTTACCTTATGGTTTTGGCTTAAGTTATGCAGAGCAAAATGTACTAGCAGATAATTTACCAGAGCAAATACAAGCTCAGGCAAATCTTGCCAGCGGCGTAGACTTACTCGTAAGGTCAATCAATAAACCTTGGCAAGGCCACTTATTCAGCAGTGCCCAAAACCAAATGATAAACGCCAACACCCATATGCTTGGTGGTATAAGCTATCGTACAACTGACAGAGAAGTACAAGAAGACGCCATTCAGCTACTTTTTGATGGTAGTCGAAGCAGCGGCTTTAGACTCGCCAGTGAAAGCTACTTTAGGGAAGACATAAGCCCAAGCATTCCGACCGACAGCGCCCTTAGATTTAAAGTTCAAGTTGATGCTGCGCCAGATAAACCGGTTTGGGTAGCGATGAGCTGTGAAGGCGAAGCGGATGCAAACGGCTCGTGCACCGCAAAAGTCGATATTGCTAAGCAACTTCAAGCGATGCCTTTAGCCAAGTGGCAATCACTAAGCATTGACCTCAATTGCTTTACAACCCAAGGCATGGACTTCACTAAAACCGTTGTCCCTTTCGAGCTTTCAACCGCTGGAATACTAGAGGTAACGCTGTCTGAGATACAGATCTCTTCAGAAGCATCACCAACACTAAGCTGCAATTAG
- a CDS encoding DUF1801 domain-containing protein — MSNIAEQVISTYPPAAQAKIRALRSLVMQVASEQNFGAVIEAIKWGELSFSVKSGSPFRMAWKAKTPTNYHLYFHCQTKLVDTFRVLFSDELQFEGNRAIVLKLEEDMPTAQLYRCIAIAMDYKNLKNLPLLGQ; from the coding sequence GTGTCAAACATAGCCGAACAAGTGATTAGTACCTATCCACCTGCTGCGCAAGCAAAAATCAGGGCACTGCGTAGCCTAGTAATGCAGGTTGCCAGTGAGCAAAACTTTGGCGCGGTGATTGAGGCAATAAAGTGGGGAGAGTTAAGCTTTAGTGTTAAATCGGGTAGCCCTTTCCGTATGGCTTGGAAAGCCAAAACGCCTACTAACTATCACCTTTATTTTCACTGCCAAACGAAGCTAGTTGATACATTTAGAGTACTATTTTCCGACGAGTTACAATTTGAAGGAAACCGAGCGATTGTCCTTAAACTAGAAGAAGACATGCCAACAGCACAACTTTACCGTTGTATCGCCATTGCAATGGACTATAAAAACCTCAAAAACTTGCCTTTACTCGGGCAGTAA
- a CDS encoding sugar MFS transporter encodes MSVPSQPQVSAAITTGHTGQYRFALGALTSLFFMWGFITCLNDILIPYLKGAFELNYTQAMLIQFCFFSAYFVVSVPAGKLVGKIGYQKGIVTGLLTAGVGCVLFYPAAESGIYGVFLFALFVLAAGITVLQVAANPFVSVLGSPETAPARLTMTQAFNSLGTTVAPFFGAMLIFSEGSTVEVGNASATQLPYLMLAAMLASLALIFAFIKLPQLSSTTEEVTTGDIKAWQHKHLVLGAIGIFVYVGAEVAIGSTLVSFLHQPDIGNMTEAQAAKLIAYYWGGAMVGRFIGALVMQKISGRTVLAFNAACAFALVLIAVFSSGQLALWSILAVGLCNSVMFPTIFSLSLNGLGKQTAQGSGILCLAIVGGAVIPLFQGMLADGINLQLSFLLPALCYIYIAYFGLKGATPQRFKSN; translated from the coding sequence GTGAGCGTACCGTCTCAACCGCAGGTTTCAGCAGCAATCACCACGGGCCATACCGGTCAGTACCGATTTGCTTTGGGGGCCCTCACCTCACTATTTTTTATGTGGGGTTTCATCACTTGTTTGAATGATATTTTAATTCCGTACCTCAAAGGCGCGTTTGAGCTTAATTACACTCAAGCGATGCTGATCCAATTTTGCTTTTTTAGCGCCTATTTTGTTGTTTCGGTGCCAGCTGGCAAATTGGTTGGAAAAATCGGCTACCAAAAAGGCATTGTAACTGGATTACTTACCGCAGGTGTTGGTTGTGTGCTTTTTTACCCAGCGGCTGAAAGTGGTATCTACGGCGTGTTTTTATTCGCGCTATTTGTACTAGCAGCAGGGATCACAGTGCTACAAGTTGCTGCTAACCCTTTTGTCAGTGTACTAGGCTCTCCCGAAACTGCCCCTGCACGACTCACCATGACCCAAGCCTTTAACTCTCTCGGTACGACTGTCGCCCCATTTTTTGGCGCCATGCTCATCTTCAGTGAGGGAAGCACAGTTGAGGTGGGCAATGCCAGCGCAACCCAACTGCCTTACTTGATGTTGGCAGCCATGCTCGCGTCATTGGCTTTGATCTTTGCCTTTATCAAACTTCCCCAGCTAAGTAGTACTACTGAGGAAGTCACCACAGGTGACATCAAGGCATGGCAGCATAAACATTTGGTGCTTGGTGCAATCGGTATTTTCGTTTATGTTGGAGCTGAAGTGGCGATTGGCTCAACGCTCGTTAGCTTCTTACATCAACCGGACATTGGCAATATGACCGAAGCCCAAGCCGCAAAGCTCATCGCATATTATTGGGGTGGTGCCATGGTCGGACGCTTTATTGGCGCGTTAGTCATGCAGAAAATATCGGGTCGAACCGTGCTTGCCTTTAATGCAGCCTGTGCATTTGCATTAGTACTTATCGCAGTATTTAGCAGCGGTCAGCTCGCCCTTTGGAGCATTTTGGCGGTCGGGCTTTGTAACTCCGTCATGTTCCCGACTATCTTTAGCTTATCGTTAAATGGGCTTGGAAAACAAACGGCACAAGGCTCTGGTATTCTCTGTCTTGCCATTGTCGGCGGTGCAGTTATCCCGCTATTTCAAGGGATGCTAGCAGACGGAATTAATCTACAGCTGTCATTCTTACTGCCTGCTTTATGCTATATCTACATCGCCTACTTTGGATTAAAAGGCGCAACTCCACAGCGTTTCAAGAGTAATTAA
- a CDS encoding LacI family DNA-binding transcriptional regulator, giving the protein MATIYEVSKAAGVSLATVSRVMNGNAKVSDKTKEKVLAAMSELGYKPNAIAQSLASNRSNSVGLMVSELHGSFFGDMMSTIESTLRTAGKHAIIAAGHSDEEKEQQAIEFLLDRRCDALIVHAEAVSDDYLIELAGRDVELVLVNRHIPELAERCFYTDNELGGYLATEALLQRGHRDIAYISGPLFKLDAKARLAGHQKALAEYNVSFDPKLSFEGGYHEIDGIAGFNHLMQTGQRFSALVCANDEMASGAMTAAREAGLDVPSALSVVGFDDVLFTKYLYPKLTTIDNPIRKMGNAAARWVLKHVYKEKHQPDVENLYPPTLILRDSIAVKAE; this is encoded by the coding sequence ATGGCAACGATTTACGAAGTCTCAAAAGCTGCAGGCGTATCATTAGCCACGGTGTCACGGGTGATGAATGGCAATGCAAAGGTGAGTGACAAAACCAAAGAGAAGGTGCTCGCGGCAATGTCAGAGTTAGGTTATAAACCTAACGCCATCGCGCAATCTTTGGCTTCTAACCGCAGTAACAGTGTGGGGCTTATGGTATCTGAGCTACACGGTTCTTTCTTTGGTGACATGATGAGCACCATAGAGAGTACGCTGAGAACGGCGGGTAAACATGCCATTATTGCTGCGGGCCACAGTGATGAAGAAAAAGAGCAACAAGCCATCGAATTTTTATTGGATAGGCGCTGCGATGCCTTAATTGTGCATGCAGAAGCAGTCAGTGATGACTATCTCATTGAGCTTGCGGGACGAGATGTAGAACTGGTGCTGGTGAACCGCCACATTCCAGAGTTGGCAGAGCGCTGTTTTTATACTGACAACGAATTGGGTGGATACTTAGCGACTGAGGCGCTATTGCAGCGCGGACACCGAGATATCGCGTATATCAGTGGACCGTTATTTAAGCTTGACGCCAAAGCGCGTTTGGCTGGTCATCAAAAAGCCTTAGCTGAATACAATGTGTCATTTGATCCTAAGCTCTCATTTGAAGGCGGCTATCATGAAATCGACGGCATCGCGGGATTTAATCATTTAATGCAAACAGGGCAACGTTTTAGTGCCTTGGTTTGCGCAAACGATGAGATGGCATCAGGTGCGATGACTGCGGCCAGAGAAGCTGGACTCGATGTCCCATCAGCGCTTTCCGTTGTTGGCTTTGACGATGTGTTATTTACCAAATATCTTTATCCAAAACTCACCACCATAGATAACCCTATTCGTAAAATGGGCAATGCGGCCGCGCGTTGGGTACTTAAGCATGTGTATAAAGAGAAGCACCAACCCGATGTTGAAAATCTCTACCCACCAACCTTAATCTTGCGCGATTCTATCGCCGTAAAAGCAGAGTAA